Genomic segment of Populus nigra chromosome 6, ddPopNigr1.1, whole genome shotgun sequence:
TCTCACTTCCCTCCTCTGGCAGGTCGCTTCAACACGGACTCCAATGGCCACATTTACATTACCTGCAACGATGCAGGCGTAGATTTCATCCATGCCACCGCAACCGATATTTCCATCCAAGATATTCTCCGTCCACTTCATGTACCTGATTGCATCAGGGGCTTTTTTGCTTTCGAGAGCACTGTTAGCTACCAAGGCCATTATAAACCAATCTTGGCTGTTCAAGTCACAGAATTAGCTGATGGGGTTTTCATTGGTTGTTCAATGAATCATTCTGCTACTGATGGTACGTCATTTTGGAACTTCTTTAATACCTTCGCTGAAGTTTCGAGAGGAATcaagaaaatatcaagaaaGCCTGATTTCTCAAGAAACTCAATCTTGATTTCCGAAGCTGTACTTAAAGTTCCTCAAGGTGGCCCCCGAGTCACTTTTAATGAAAACGAGCCATTAAGTGAAAGGATTTTCAGTTTTAGCAGAGAAGCGATTTTGAAGCTGAAATCCGAAGTCAACAACAAGAAATGGAGTCAAAATTCAGATAACGCTAATGTTGATGTTGTTGAATTAATGGGAAAACAAAGCAATGATACACTGTTTCAGATTCACAACAGCGGTAAGATGACTACAATTCTTGAAAGCTGGTTCAAGAACGCAGTTTTCAAACCGCAAGAAACGGTGTCAAACCTTCAAACGGGGGAGATTTCGTCGTTTCAATCACTGAGCGCCCTTCTATGGCGTGCGGTGACACGTGCAAGGAAGTTGAACCCGTCGAAAACGACCACGTTTAGAATGGCTGTTAATTGCCGTCACCGTTTGAACCCCAAACTCGATCCGTTGTATTTTGGGAACGCAATTCAAAGCATACCCACATACGCGTCAGCTGAGGACGTGTTGTCTAGGGATCTACGCTGGTGTGCGGAGCAGCTGAATAAAAACGTCGCTGCCCACAACGACGGAACGGTACGTCGTTTCGTTCAGGACTGGGAAAGTAATCCAAGGTGTTTCCCGTTAGGGAACTTGGACGGTGCGTCAATGACCATAGGTAGCTCACCAAGATTCCCAATGTACGATAATGATTTTGGGTGGGGTCGACCTTTGGCAGTGAGGAGTGGTAAGGCCAACAAGTTTGATGGTAAAATCTCTGCTTTTCCTGGGAGAGAAGGTAATGGAACCGTTGATCTTGAGGTTGTGCTGGCTCCTGAAACAATGGCTGGGATTGAGTCTGATCACGAGTTCATGCAGTTTGTGTCTAGCTAGTTAGTTAAGTTTCGACGGTGGTGATTATCTGATTCCGTTGTCTGGTTCATGGGGGTTTAAGAAGGGGGCCTATCTTTTTTAACTCTGTtgacatactttttttttctggtttaatCCTATGTTATGTTAAGTTTTATTGAACTTCTGAGAAGGACAGCCTTCAATACTTGTGCTATTAGAAAGGTAAGAGCGTGcgatttctaattaaattgccaaaaaactgaaataaataataataataataataataaaaaagacggAAAGACTTAGCAGCAACCCAGCACATTGGTCAGAAAATATATAAGAAGTTGGTCGTCTTCCAGTCATGTACAGGTGACCAACTTGGTATGAAGTTTATCTGCGACTATAAGTTAGTGATTAAATCAGTGCATcggatataaaattaactaatcgagttagaaaaataaaagacggATTGTCTTCAATGAATTGACTTTGCAAAGGCACATTTCCAGCAGAGAAAAATATAGGTTTTCGACAGTTTTCTCAACGCTGAACTCGATACATTTAAAACCATGGTTTTTGGAAAAGCAacaatttatgattttcaaaGCTATGATCGCTCAAAGTCAACTCCAAATAGATCCTTGCTAGAAGCATATTATTGGCAACTGCCATTCATGCGTTATGATTTGTGGTTTTgttcatcacaaaaaaaaaaaaaaaaaaccttgttcgATAAGAGAAGAGTTTTTGCGATGTAAAGAAATTATCAAGATTTATACAGTCGAGCAACGCTTTCTCTTGAACATCAAATTCCGAGCTCGAACACATAATATGAAAGCAAatgtttaaaaagtaaaaaaagaaactaaatccACCTTTTGTGATCGTGCTGATGTTATTCATCTTGGAAGTAAGGTTGTAATAATGTTATCTGTCCTCGAATAATTTTACTGTCCATTAATAGGCCTCTTGGATCTAGGCCCATTGGTGTGGGTTAGGGTGCAATTCCCGCACACCTTGCCTTTTTAAATTTCCTTCCAGATCCGCTGAATCGAACCCTAACCCTAGCTCCAACCTATAATTACTTCAATTGAGATGTGCGATGTTTAATTAATGGAACTTCGAAGGCAAGAGCCCCATAGTCAGCAGGGAAATTGGAATCTGAGGTCCTGGCCTTTGCCAGTTGCCGGGTTCCACTAGCTTCTTTTGAAGGTAAATTTCCATCTTCTACAACTCACTTTCCTTTTTGCTGTGATTTCTTGAGTTTTTCTTGGGTTTAGTGTTTACTGTTCAGGCTGTGCTTAATTCCATAGTAAAGTATATCTTGAAGGCTTCAATAATCTAATATTAGGCACCGGCTTTTGTTGTTGAAAGagattttttctggtttttggCATGGAGGGGGTTTTGCTTGCAACGTATGCTTAATGATGACTTGTTAGTGATGCAGTAACTGTTAAAGAAAATGAGGAGAGGGTGCTTTGTGAAGAACTTAATAGCTTTTGTAGGAGTGGTGATTTCTGTCTGTTGCCTTTTGGTGATTATGGTATCAGTTCTCCAGCTTCCAGAGGTATCACTCAGAAATAAAGTAACAGGCCCTAACAGAACCATTAGGATCAGGAAGGTTTCCAAGGATGAAGAAATTGGGAGATTTGGTGAGATGATGATTGAAATGTTGCCAGAAGATCTTGCTTTTACAGTCTTTGTCCCGTCGGAGAAAGCTTTCCAGCGTGATCTGAGGCTACGGTTGAATGATAGTTTGGTAGCAGAGAAGAGGAATGATACGTATGCTGTAGTTTCCCGCATACTGGGCTTCTCAGCTGTTCCTCAAACTCTTTCTTCAGCTACAGTATCCTCTAGTAAAGAGGTCTTCTATGATTCCTTATCTGGGTTTACGTTGTACATTTCAAAGGATTTAGATGGAATGCTGGTAGTTAATAGAATTCGATCAGAAAAGGTAGACCTCAGGAGAGGGCAGATTGTTGTACATATTATGGATGGGGTGATCATGGATGCGGAGTTTGAACAGGCAGTTCAACCTGATTACACTGAAGAAGATTGATTAGAAACAAGGCATGAATCTTTCAAAAGACTGAGTTCTTGCTGTATCGCCTGTGCCTGTCAGGTTTTAACTTGTAAGGTGTAAATTGAACAAGATACATCTTTGTTTGGGGGATAGCGTagttttatctatttaaaaCCTGACTCTTTCATACATTTTAGATCTATCAGCTTCGTATCTCTGTTCGCCATGCAAAAAGGGATCAAGCATCGGTGCCGCCATCAATATGGTGCAATGTCCGTGCATTTTTATCCAGCAGAACACTCTGGCTTCCAGGACCAGTAGTGCTAGCATACTAGAATGAACGCGAACCATTATTCCTATAGTTCCGTACAGTGGTTGTCAGGGTGACTCGGTGGTCAATTTTAAATTTGGCATTTGATGGCATAATGCCAACCCCTCACTTGCAAAATTGCAATGCAAATCAGAGTACAAGATCGTCTAGGAACACGGCTAAAGAATCTAATGCCAAAGAATGACCATCTGTTTATCACCAAGTTAGAATCTTGCAAATACCGTAGAGGAcgtcaaaatgaatttttattgtatttcaaTCACAAGAAAAACAACTTTGAGCAATGTTTTCCAGTAGAACCCCTAACAACTCCCCCATCTCTTGCACCagaaacaaaagattatctaaggCTGATGAAATTCTGGCTGCAATTAATCTTCTAGAGAACAGACAACCAAATAAAATCCAGGCTGATGAAATTCCCATGTCTAGCTTGCGACAGCAGGAGGTACAGAAACGAGCTTTGAGTCTTCTGCTTTCTCATGTTCTTTGTTGAGCATCTAAGATTAGACCAACACGGAGAGTGAGAAGAGTACTAAGGATGACAATTGAAAGTATTCAACATAAGTTTCGATCCACGTGGAGTAGCACATCAACGTGCTGAATAAAACAGGCTAATGGAAATTGCTAGAGAGCTATGCACATATGgcagaaacaaagaaaagaagtgcATTAAGAATGGCCAGATGTTAAAGGCTCTAACACAAATGCATGAAGAGGCTGAAGTGAACTTGGTTTAGTTTACCTAGAAAATCAATGGTAGAAGCAAATGGCAATAATGATTATGGTATCTTTGCTGGTATGGAAGGTTTTCAAAATCGAGAACAGATACTTTGATGTGAAGTGATTTATGCCCCACACATTAACGTCAAAAGTTTCACAGGTTAAAAATGAGGTTTGAGTTGGTAAGGAAGTAAGACATACATGATATTCAGTAACTAAATAAGATTGTCCAAGTCATGAGAACAAATTTAAGATGCCCAAGTCATGATCGATTGTAAAGTTCCTAGGAATACTATCTGGATCTACTATCACTGATGTGAGCACATCCATTACAAGCATCATTTCCACAAAAACATCATGTTACAAGTTCAGACAAGGGCATCATAAATTACAAGTCCAGACAGCAATATTTGTATCTAATCTCAATTGGACCAAGATTTAGATGTTTTACACTTAAATGAGCAGCTTGTGTGAAGAttcagaaaggaaaaaaaaaaaaaggtgatctCACCTTGTTGTTGATCAAGTTGTGGAGAGCAACTACACTTCGGACGAGAGACGAAAGATAAATAACCAACATCATATCATTTGTTTTCACTGCACATAATGGAAATATGATAAACCAATGAATGGAAATTGATAAACGAGACACAGAAATTTGCGCCTTTTATTCATTTACCTGCAAAGGCCTTAATCAAGTCTGCCACGTTAAGGTTAGGAAGTAGGTTGAACACATCCTGGACAATGTAAAAAGGGAATTGATATAAGCTGGCATGGCATCACAGGAAGATTGGCAAACTGAGACAGtgcccaaacatcaaaaaaagggttgggggggggggggggggggggatgaaGGGAAGGGAACTAGTGAGATATATGTTCAACAGTCTAGAGCTTGTGAGGATTTGCTTTGAACACACTGGAGGATCAGGGGATTGTACgtttaaaacaattttgttgAAATACCTTTGACCATACCTTTGATCATATAATGGACATATGATAAAGTAGTGTTTGGTAATGCAAGTGCATTTGCAAAAGTGCGTTTGAACTCAAAAGGCATCAAATGGATGCCTTATCATATGCTTTTTGATGTTTTAgacatcagtatatcaaaaacCATTCAAAAGCACCTGAAAACATCagaattgatgttttttcagcCCAAATACACTTTGAAAAGCACTTTCAAACACAATGCAAACAAATTACCAAACACCATCTTAATAAAGCATTTAGCATGAGCGGTGTGACCCATGCAGGTCCTTGCAAAACcatacagagaaaaaaaaaaatcactccaTTTCAGCACCATCGGCACATTAGCAATGatgtaaaattcaaatttaaggaAAATAGAAAAGCCCATTTAAACCATTCTAAGGGTAGTGAAAATTGAAGCCCACCAGAATAAGCAAGTTAACACCAAAGAATTCCTACAGTCCACATTAATCAGCTTCTAAGAGAGCTCCTATCCAGAACAAACTATGTCAAACCTATGAAATTTCAGAGAGATGATAATAGTTCAGGTAACTACATCTGAAATTAAGTTCAAGTTTATCACAATGATTGAAATTATGATTCAGTTACAGATCCAATTGATATCTTCATGCAGGACATGGCTCAATTAAcagaaaaacatatttaagaGGGGCCACAAAAGGAAAATCTGGGAGATGCAAACTAAACCTGTAGATGGTACAGAATCTCATGGTTTAATGGGAGCTTTCCTTCAATGACGAGGTCAAGATAACCACGTATTTCTTTTAGCCGAGCATCCAACCCTTTCAGAGCTGTGAGTTTCCCAGTAACCTGcaagtagaaaataaaaactgattcCCTTCTACCGAAGTTAGAAAGTAAAAGGGTAAATCAAGCGCAGTCCAGCAACAAGACCTCAGTTGCAAGAGTACTAATTGTTGTGTCCTTCACATCCCTCAATAAGTGTTCTACACCTGTTAACACACAGAAGAATTCAGAGTTCAAGACCAGTTGTCGTTTTATTCTGCCAGAAGTGTCCACTGTTATGCATAAAATAGAAGCCAAGAATCAACTTCATTCTTTTCAGATAAAAGTTAGATTATAATAATGctgggagagggagagggagaagcAAAATCATAAAATAGCAGCTCCATCCGTTGAGTATTAGCTAAGGAAACTCCACTAAAAGCACCCAAAGCATAaatcaactttatttttaaaacaatgaaaactgGCTTTCAGTGGCACACCAATTTCCTCTACTTCATGGGCAGCAATTTCTGATGGCACATGCACAAACACCTTCTGGCTTTTCTGGGTAGCATTCTGTAACCAACACACAACCATTATAAGTTCCTGCCATACGTGAATCCAGCATTACACCTATATAAAGAACTTAATCAGAACAACTAACCAATTGATCATCAAGGTGTTAATAAGTTATGTACTTACCTCTTTCACCTCTTCGACAGCATAGTATGCTTTTGTGGGTATTCCCAACTCTACCAGTTGGACATCAATTATGACCAAGACAGGATTTGGAGCATAACTGCAATGCCAGATTACACTCTTTGAATATAGGAGAAAGGGGGGAAAGTTTCACAAGTACTAATTCATCAAACTAGTCAATTTCCATCAGCGATCAGTTCACAGAGTTTGAAAGTTAGGCAGCATTACTTAACCATGATCACCACACAGGTTGAAAAGATAATTAACCTTCAAAATCATGGATGGTGTTCTTACTCATTAAATAATCCGTGAATCTCCAGGTCATTTTCCCTCAGTTTTGGCCCTGTGCTGTACCAACCCACAACATGCTCCTTGGCTGAAAAAGGTAACTTGTCAATTTGATAACACAAAAAGCACCAAAGAGAAATGCAAACTAAGGTACCACGTTCCCAGCATTACCATTTATTCTTTTGAACATGGAAAACATTGATTCATGGTAATTGTGGTCAAGAAACCAGATGCCTGGGTCCTTGTCATCTTCTTCAAATGGCACTGAAAAATTACAATTGAAATATCACTTGACTAACTTAGTCAAACATGGCATCCAATCTAGAATCGTAACACCCTTCAAaacaaggagagaaaaatagctgcaacaagaaaaggatgagaCTATAGCTATAGGCTGACAATAACTTCtcaaaagaaaatcttaaaGCATGGTATTAAAATCCAATTTGGCACATGCTAGTTCGACAAATATAACAATGATAGCTAGAATTGGGACATTGCTGAATCCAACGGAACAGTGCATTGgtatgaaaaatattacaacCTTCCACGCTGATTAAACACTGTTCTGAATATTTACATTCTTAGCTAGTAAAAACCTATACGTTATAACTAATtgcccttaaaataaaaatcaaataaaaaatttgaaaaacccaattaaaaatTTGGCACACAGCATACAGCAATATGAAAGCTAGTCTtctataaataaacaaatgctAGCTCAAAAAGCAGAATCAACAAACccatttcaaattttcataatttgacaGCAAATAAAGCTCCCTCCAACTCTAAATTCCTTTACTCacatatcataataataataataataaaacttaagagactgaatttaaatttaaaataaaaaataaggaggTCAGAAGAGGACAGATCTAAGGGAGAAGCGGaaagttaaaaagaaattaaacctGCGTAGCTGTTAGTGACATCAACAGTGCCCTTAAAACTGGAACCAAGCAAGACCCCAACAACACGTTTGCGAGTGTCCTTAGCTACTCTGTTGTAGTTATCGACGATGCTGAGTAGAACTAGAGGATGCACTATCACTTTCTCGATCGGTCTCGCCGATATTTGTTGCGTTTTTATTACATCCATTCTTAGCTCAAGATTGGACGACTCAGACTCAGACTAGGCCTTGGAGACTTCTATTCCCAGAATTCAATTTCTAAGTTCTTGCTTGTTCGCTAGGAaagctttgttttatttattatttattattttttccaatttgttgattttgtttttaatttgttttcttctcctcaATTCGGGGAGTTCCATTTTACTTTTCAGTTTTAGGGTCGGGCTTACTTGACTTAACGGGCCGATTCTAATTCAGTGAATTTGGTAATAAAAGGCCCATGCTAGCCCCTGCTTAAATATTGGGCGTAAAATGGGCTTTAAGCCTGCTTGGATCTAGTCTGGaggtgcgcgcgcgcgcgtacTGTACTGGACTATTGGAAATTAGCCAGAAGTCCTTCAAGTCTCTTTGAGAAGAAATTGTTGGACACTGCCCATTAGTGTTCTCCGCTCTTATTTTCAGTGATGAAGCACTGAAAGTCAGCTGTGTGACTTCTCAAATACATTTTTCATCTCTAACCTCCATTTTCTTACAAATCGAAGAGAAGCATACTTTGTAacataatagtaacaataagaaATAATGTCATTTTGATAATTTGTACTGGTAGTGGTGACCGCATATGTATCAGAGATTCGAGGATTGCAAGAAAATGGGGGTGTTGAAGTGTTAATTGTTTTATGGTAAACAAACAAATTCAATgcaaataaatttagattagtACTGGTTGTGTGTTTgtaacttaattataattagagaattttaatgtttttagtttgtttagtTACGATAATGTAATAGagctagtgtgtgtgtgtgtgtgtgttgtatATTCTGGAAACCAAAGCTGATAGAATTTCCCAATAACGCAAGGAGGCTAGACAAGCTTAATCTGGCTATGGCAAAGGTTGATGAATTCCTTGAAAACTTCTCTCTTTTTGCTGGAAAGAAAAGCATAATATCACTCTACCTAGTGCCATGTGACGCTGAAGCATGTTTGCACcactttttcattctttttgcaGATTAAAGAGGAAAGAACAACAAAACCAGAATTATCAGCCACTATTTTTGAGTTAGTTATCCTTTCAACTCCCTTcatgctaaaaaataataataatttagagcAGAAGAAATTAAGATGAGTACCCAGGGAAGGCCGCAACTTTATTAGGAAGGACAAGgatattatattaacaaaattattattccTCTTGTTAGGGATGTAATTACGAGTTGATTAGTTCTTAAAGTATcacttaaatatatataatgaagaAAATTTTTAACTCGCCATGGGAAGAGAGGGCTGCAGAATTGTGATgaacaagagaaaaaattaaatgaaattaatgagCATATGCAGTTTGATTCCGCCGTGCaaactaataaatataaataatcataTTGACGTTTTAAAGACTGCTATATTCAAACCGCATCATGTTCTTTCTTGACTAAGAACTGTGAAGATATCGGTTGCACATGATGAATTTTAAAGTTAGCAAACCCTAGGCATGAACCATTTCTACCAGTCTTTTATGCACTCCAAGGAAGCATTTCTCGTGAGAGGAAGCTAAATTCCTGTTTCCAAGCATTAATAAAAGTAAATTACTCCAACAGAGTAAgcacagagaaagaaaaaaaaatctttttatgagCATGCAGAGGAGAATGTCGAAGactttctaatatttaaagaactatatataaataaataaaaagaaaaaaaccaacttcAAGTACTTGCTACCCCCATTTTTTTACCATCCATGCTAAAACTAATGTTCTTCGAATCATTATTACAACCATTTTAAATTCTACACAAAGCTTAATCGCAGATCTAAATGTGGATGATCCATTTCTGTAccaaatttataagaaaatgcaGCTGCAGCTTCATTGCATTCATTTGCTTGGAACCTGAATTTCTCTGGTCCCGCTTCATCAAAGGAGTTTAAAGGGAAAAGTTGAAGAGTCTCAATCACTCTTTCTGGTTCGTTCACATGATTGATCTCGGTAAAATCTGCAAAAGaagattaccaaaaaaaaaagatttaatgcaACTTTCTTCATATTTATTTCTGAGAAGAATAAAGGCTTATGCAAAACTAATTTACATCGCGCAGAAGAAAATCTGTCATCTCTACGAATCATGGCATCCTTCTCATCAACAGAAACCCTGCGCCGCTTCTGTCTTTCTCTAGCTTTATGATTTTGAAACCAGTAAAAAACGTTCTTGCTCTCGATCTTGCCATAAAAACTAAGCTGGGTGGAGATGTTCTGGATCTCATCAGTACTTGGGGTTCGAAGCCCAGACCTGAACAAGTCAGTTAGAAGTTTAACTTGTTCGGTAGTAGGATTCCAACGCCCACATTTAGTTCCTGTGCCACAGTTATTGCCACTGCCACCACCACGTCCAGCTTTTGTGATACAAAAGCCTGACATTCTCTCTTCCATTATCTGTGTTAGCTTCAGATGCTTACTTTCGACTTCGATACAAGTCTATGAGAGAACTTTCTTTTTGAGCTTCTGAACTCAAAAGATGAGACCCCGTGTGCATATATAATAGACTACAcactaacacacacacacacactttattttttgttttctttttgtacttatcttttgttttgttttattggtGATCAAACGATAGCAGAATCACAacttttgtttattaatttcaGTCTGCTTTGATTTTAGGGATTGTGTGAGACTGAATATTTGTAAGGATTTGATCATGCCCGGATTTTTGTGCACTTGAATATAGAGAGAGACATGCGCAAAAGCTGCCACTGTTCAACGTATTGGTCGTCGAGCAGACAAGAGACAACAAGTAAGTTTGATCACTACTTattagttaattattattatcttgtagtattattaattacattgaatctttgttctattttttaaaatctttgatgagTTGATCTCCATAGACAGACAAACAGATAGGGtatattgtttgtgtttttcagTAAAGTAAGCACTCGATGCTGTTGCATAGGCTTAATCTAGGGTTTAGTACTGTTTGATGTTGTGTTCGTCATGTTTTTAGTAGACTATCCAACCCATCAGGACATGAGAGTAATCcaattttactttcttttaaatCAGTAATCCTTGTCTgttaaagaaaactaaattgaaCTTCTATTTCGGTTTCTATCCTCTTAAGTTGATGTGCATTGATAGATTATGTTGCTAGTGTTGTTAATGGCTAGATGaacttataatatatatatatccttctAATCAAGCTTATATAGTAggctatttatatataaaaaacaaaaaacaaaagcttaAATAATAGGCTAATTAATCTAGTATGGTCCAAATTAATTACCAACAGTGACAAGGGGATGAATCCAAGTTTTGTTTATAAactagaattatatatatatgctaaacAACACCAGGATGGTTCAAAAATCTCAGCATGTCAGTAAAGAAGATTTCTGTAGAAATGAAAGTCAAAATTCACATCGTCTGATTTTGGTTGGACGATTGTGATCGCATCTACTGACATCGATACTTAGTTAGGCTGACTATAAACAATTACAGCTAGATCAGTCAAATAATGTTGGGTTAAACCTGCTTTTAAGGATGTGGGAACAGAAACTAAAGGACAAGAAAGCCTCCGAATTGAGATTTGGGAGAGACAACTCATGAGCAACCAAAAAGGGAAGCAAACTTGTATTTTCTAATGTCATGTGGCTCATGTCCTTGGCAACTACATGCCCTTTTTCTAGTTGTCTGCTTGGCCTTCAACTTTTAATTGGTTCAAATAGGGAACTTAAAAGGGCAGTCACTAGGTGAGTGAGCCCTTGTACTTTAGAGCTTGTCCTTCAACTACTAATTCAAAAGTTTAAAGTTGATAATATTGACTATAGGAAAAGCATGGGATTGATCTTGAGATTCCTACCATTTCAATGCCAAGTTCTTTTATCCTGCTATGTGATAGTTAAGGATAGAAATTTGAAATGGCCGTGAAGATTTGAACTTACTTTGTTCGAGAATaagaatatttaataatatgatctGCTGTCTTTAAAAAACACTTGTCCCTCTTAATTATGGCTAAGCATCAAAAACCTGAAACCTGCAGATAAATTGTACTAGCTATTGCGAATTGAACAATAAAGTATAGAGCATAAAAGCTGGATTGTATGCTTCATAACCTCATGTTTATAAacattgtaagaaaaaatagtGCTGAGAATAGATGTGACAGTTCTCGCTAAATTTCCTCTCAAACAACAAAATCCAATTCAAACTTGTATTTCTTGGCTACTATTTCCAATTCTCACTCTCATTCTTTTCTGTAACCTGGTCCACCAGTACTGATCCAAAATTTAGGTTCACTTCCACTTTTGTTTTTGCACACTTCCTAGTTCCTCCAATTCCCGAGGATGTTCTATACACGATAAGCATGAATTTGTCCCTTAGTAATTTGGCACGGCAGGCTGCGGTGTTCTAACTACTAGGTATCTACTTGCCTTAAATAATCTGAAGTACTGTCTTGGTATTAATaccaaacaaaaggaaataaataaatccttCCCCAAAATCTAATCTAATTAAtccctgattttatttttggtttttgttttgtttattcaaCAAGAGTCTTATTGACCATTGTAGTACAGAATGCAAATGCAATCTAATTAATCTATAAGCGTTATTCACCCTCTAGCTACCAAGTGAGATTTAAACTTTAGAGTACCTTCAACTTTAAATTCGAT
This window contains:
- the LOC133696905 gene encoding uncharacterized acetyltransferase At3g50280-like, which gives rise to MPSATSLTIVSKCTVFPDQKSTLQDLKLSVSDLPMLSCHYIQKGGLFTSPPTLSIDSLISHLKQSLSQTLSHFPPLAGRFNTDSNGHIYITCNDAGVDFIHATATDISIQDILRPLHVPDCIRGFFAFESTVSYQGHYKPILAVQVTELADGVFIGCSMNHSATDGTSFWNFFNTFAEVSRGIKKISRKPDFSRNSILISEAVLKVPQGGPRVTFNENEPLSERIFSFSREAILKLKSEVNNKKWSQNSDNANVDVVELMGKQSNDTLFQIHNSGKMTTILESWFKNAVFKPQETVSNLQTGEISSFQSLSALLWRAVTRARKLNPSKTTTFRMAVNCRHRLNPKLDPLYFGNAIQSIPTYASAEDVLSRDLRWCAEQLNKNVAAHNDGTVRRFVQDWESNPRCFPLGNLDGASMTIGSSPRFPMYDNDFGWGRPLAVRSGKANKFDGKISAFPGREGNGTVDLEVVLAPETMAGIESDHEFMQFVSS
- the LOC133696907 gene encoding uncharacterized protein LOC133696907 — its product is MRRGCFVKNLIAFVGVVISVCCLLVIMVSVLQLPEVSLRNKVTGPNRTIRIRKVSKDEEIGRFGEMMIEMLPEDLAFTVFVPSEKAFQRDLRLRLNDSLVAEKRNDTYAVVSRILGFSAVPQTLSSATVSSSKEVFYDSLSGFTLYISKDLDGMLVVNRIRSEKVDLRRGQIVVHIMDGVIMDAEFEQAVQPDYTEED
- the LOC133696906 gene encoding 26S proteasome non-ATPase regulatory subunit 7 homolog A-like, with the protein product MDVIKTQQISARPIEKVIVHPLVLLSIVDNYNRVAKDTRKRVVGVLLGSSFKGTVDVTNSYAVPFEEDDKDPGIWFLDHNYHESMFSMFKRINAKEHVVGWYSTGPKLRENDLEIHGLFNDYAPNPVLVIIDVQLVELGIPTKAYYAVEEVKENATQKSQKVFVHVPSEIAAHEVEEIGVEHLLRDVKDTTISTLATEVTGKLTALKGLDARLKEIRGYLDLVIEGKLPLNHEILYHLQDVFNLLPNLNVADLIKAFAVKTNDMMLVIYLSSLVRSVVALHNLINNKMLNKEHEKAEDSKLVSVPPAVAS
- the LOC133695892 gene encoding WUSCHEL-related homeobox 7-like, with product MEERMSGFCITKAGRGGGSGNNCGTGTKCGRWNPTTEQVKLLTDLFRSGLRTPSTDEIQNISTQLSFYGKIESKNVFYWFQNHKARERQKRRRVSVDEKDAMIRRDDRFSSARYFTEINHVNEPERVIETLQLFPLNSFDEAGPEKFRFQANECNEAAAAFSYKFGTEMDHPHLDLRLSFV